The following are from one region of the Canis lupus familiaris isolate Mischka breed German Shepherd chromosome 30, alternate assembly UU_Cfam_GSD_1.0, whole genome shotgun sequence genome:
- the BNIP2 gene encoding BCL2/adenovirus E1B 19 kDa protein-interacting protein 2 isoform X5, producing MAPDISLTLDPSDGSVLSDDLDESGEIDLDGLDTPSENSNEFEWEDDLPKPKTTEIIRKGSITEYTAAEEKEDGRRWRMFRIGEQDHRVDMKAIEPYKKVISHGGYYGDGLNAIVVFAVCFMPESGQPNYRYLMDNLFKYVIGTLELLVAENYMIVYLNGATTRRKMPSLGWLRKCYQQIDRRLRKNLKSLIIVHPSWFIRTLLAVTRPFISSKFSQKIRYVFNLAELAELVPMEYVGIPECIKQYEEEKLKKKQKRVDQELNGKQDEPKSEHIAGSSTVLPRTYFRPAMWLPWHP from the exons ATGGCTCCAGACATTAGCCTGACCCTGGATCCTAGCGATGGCTCTGTGCTGTCAGATGATTTGGATGAAAGTGGGGAGATTGACTTAGATGGCTTAGACACACCATCGGAGAACAGTAATGAATTTGAGTGGGAAG atGATCTTCCAAAACCCAAAACTACTGAAATTATTAGGAAAGGCTCAATTACTGAATACACAGcagcagaggaaaaagaagatggacGACGCTGGCGTATGTTCAGAATTGGAGAACAGGACCACAGGGTTGATATGAAGGCAATTGAACCCTATAAAAAAGTTATCAGCCATGGAG gataTTATGGGGATGGATTAAATGCCATTGTTGTGTTTGCTGTCTGTTTTATGCCTGAAAGTGGTCAACCTAACTATAGATACCTGATGGACAATCTCTTTAA GTATGTTATTGGCACTTTGGAGCTGTTAGTAGCAGAAAACTACATGATAGTTTATTTAAATGGTGCTACAACTCGAAGAAAAATGCCCAGCCTGGGATGGCTGAGGAAATGCTATCAGCAAATTGATAGAAG gTTACGGAAAAACCTAAAATCACTAATCATTGTACATCCCTCATGGTTTATCAGAACACTTCTAGCTGTTACAAGACCCTTTATTAG cTCAAAATTCAGCCAAAAAATTAGATACGTCTTTAATTTGGCAGAACTAGCGGAACTTGTCCCCATGGAATATGTTGGCATACCAGAATGCATAAAAca GTATgaagaagaaaagttaaaaaagaaacaaaaaag AGTTGATCAAGAGCTTAATGGAAAACAAGATGAACCGAAAAGTGAACA TATTGCAGGGTCTTCAACAGTACTACCCCGAACGTACTTCAGGCCTGCGATGTGGCTGCCCTGGCATCCCTAA
- the BNIP2 gene encoding BCL2/adenovirus E1B 19 kDa protein-interacting protein 2 isoform X6, with protein sequence MNLSGKSFPGRIFSVNSFILETKQLTCRRFPLSPSFDDLPKPKTTEIIRKGSITEYTAAEEKEDGRRWRMFRIGEQDHRVDMKAIEPYKKVISHGGYYGDGLNAIVVFAVCFMPESGQPNYRYLMDNLFKYVIGTLELLVAENYMIVYLNGATTRRKMPSLGWLRKCYQQIDRRLRKNLKSLIIVHPSWFIRTLLAVTRPFISSKFSQKIRYVFNLAELAELVPMEYVGIPECIKQYEEEKLKKKQKRVDQELNGKQDEPKSEHIAGSSTVLPRTYFRPAMWLPWHP encoded by the exons ATGAATTTGAGTGGGAAG TCATTTCCTGGAAGGATATTTTCCGTTAACAGCTTTATCTTGGAAACAAAACAACTAACATGCCGTAGGTTCCCCCTTTCCCCATCTTTTG atGATCTTCCAAAACCCAAAACTACTGAAATTATTAGGAAAGGCTCAATTACTGAATACACAGcagcagaggaaaaagaagatggacGACGCTGGCGTATGTTCAGAATTGGAGAACAGGACCACAGGGTTGATATGAAGGCAATTGAACCCTATAAAAAAGTTATCAGCCATGGAG gataTTATGGGGATGGATTAAATGCCATTGTTGTGTTTGCTGTCTGTTTTATGCCTGAAAGTGGTCAACCTAACTATAGATACCTGATGGACAATCTCTTTAA GTATGTTATTGGCACTTTGGAGCTGTTAGTAGCAGAAAACTACATGATAGTTTATTTAAATGGTGCTACAACTCGAAGAAAAATGCCCAGCCTGGGATGGCTGAGGAAATGCTATCAGCAAATTGATAGAAG gTTACGGAAAAACCTAAAATCACTAATCATTGTACATCCCTCATGGTTTATCAGAACACTTCTAGCTGTTACAAGACCCTTTATTAG cTCAAAATTCAGCCAAAAAATTAGATACGTCTTTAATTTGGCAGAACTAGCGGAACTTGTCCCCATGGAATATGTTGGCATACCAGAATGCATAAAAca GTATgaagaagaaaagttaaaaaagaaacaaaaaag AGTTGATCAAGAGCTTAATGGAAAACAAGATGAACCGAAAAGTGAACA TATTGCAGGGTCTTCAACAGTACTACCCCGAACGTACTTCAGGCCTGCGATGTGGCTGCCCTGGCATCCCTAA